From Salvia splendens isolate huo1 chromosome 16, SspV2, whole genome shotgun sequence, a single genomic window includes:
- the LOC121771134 gene encoding SWR1 complex bromodomain subunit bdf1-like gives MKRRRGSKKGRQKKPKLASTDEAAPAAAVSVNTDENSGADEFENDDVDSGMDAETERTPSPPRASQPETLANPDTVARPNSSNIFGKAVYTRVKVKIKTSKTLRASSDAPSQSDTDKSSHQVGSEKQLPSEKMEDSGNSLPETNGGISGNTTQKPTGVKIKSSRGLGSSSMSPCSNTEPLKGDRVEKKDTKLVLKESKHNEQELITALEVIRKIMKMDAAEPFNVPVNPVALGIPDYFDVITTPMDFGTICSNLEKGVKYKTAEDVFIDVQYVWDNCYKYNNKGDYIVELMKRVKKAFTKYWAAAGLFSDQPQESPESNPVKDLTPSSDGNTPVNGGAPTSSGKKFHGLKKHKEGCQCAICVMMRRRQEREEIARLVGGHTDVSDDSLGEDIKRERFSHGESPFVEYVLSDGEDSPETEKKGQELKVGHLRDFYIQQNEGGTIASGKREGSQDLQSSHRSGDDNDMHHHTPQIGSGGNVSNDSQKEMPNDGNRSAATDQQRPKDSLDKNQRAKMLENLRYLENPMLLELYGTLFTDNSQSLWSGPHSLVGQKQERSNRRNSFCSAISAFMKK, from the exons ATGAAGCGAAGGCGTGGAAGCAAGAAAGGAAGACAAAAGAAGCCGAAGTTAGCTAGCACAGACGAGGCGGCGCCAGCTGCTGCTGTTAGTGTAAATACAGATGAGAATTCTGGCGCGGATGAGTTTGAGAATGATGATGTTGACTCTGGAATGGATGCCGAGACTGAGAGGACGCCTTCTCCTCCAAGAGCGTCTCAACCGGAAACGCTTGCTAATCCTGACACTGTAGCCCGaccaaatagtagtaatatttttgggAAGGCAGTGTACACTCGTGTGAAGGTGAAGATCAAAACTTCCAAGACTCTGCGAGCCTCCTCGGATGCTCCGAGTCAAAGTGATACGGATAAGAGTAGCCATCAAGTAGGCTCGGAGAAGCAGCTTCCTAGTGAGAAGATGGAGGACAGTGGCAACTCTCTGCCCGAGACGAATGGAGGAATTTCTGGGAATACAACGCAGAAGCCGACCGGTGTGAAGATTAAATCGTCTAGGGGATTAGGTTCTTCGAGTATGAGTCCGTGTAGCAATACTGAACCACTAAAGGGAGATAGGGTAGAGAAGAAAGATACCAAATTGGTTCTCAAGGAGTCTAAACACAATGAGCAAGAGCTTATAACTGCATTGGAG GTTATAAGAAAGATTATGAAAATGGATGCAGCTGAGCCCTTCAACGTCCCTGTAAATCCTGTTGCGCTCGGTATCCCA GACTATTTTGATGTCATCACTACACCTATGGATTTTGGGACAATATGCAGTAACCTTGAAAAAGGTGTGAAGTACAAGACTGCTGAGGATGTTTTCATAGACGTGCAGTATGTATGGGATAACTGTTACAAGTACAATAACAAAGGTGATTACATTGTCGAGCTTATGAAGCGGGTCAAAAAAGCCTTCACCAAGTATTGGGCGGCAGCTGGTTTGTTCAGCGATCAGCCTCAAGAAA GTCCTGAAAGCAATCCGGTAAAGGATCTAACTCCTTCAAGTGACGGGAATACACCAGTGAATGGTGGTGCTCCCACCTCTTCAGGCAAAAAGTTCCACGG ACTTAAGAAGCACAAAGAAGGTTGTCAGTGTGCTATTTGTGTAATGATGCGACGAAGGCAGGAGCGAGAAGAAATTGCACGCCTTGTGGGAGGACACACTGATGTTAGTGATGACTCACTTGGTGAAGATATCAAGCGAGAG AGGTTTTCTCATGGAGAAAGTCCATTTGTCGAGTATGTCTTGTCAGATGGAGAGGACTCCCCTGAAACGGAAAAGAAAGGCCAAGAGCTGAAAGTGGGACATCTAAGAGATTTCTACATTCAGCAGAATGAGGGTGGTACTATAGCTTCAGGAAAACGAGAGGGTTCTCAGGATTTGCAGTCATCTCATAGATCTGGAGATGATAATGATATGCACCATCACACACCACAAATAGGATCAGGTGGCAATGTGTCAAACGACTCTCAAAAAGAAATGCCCAATGATGGAAATAGAAGTGCTGCAACTGACCAACAGAGGCCAAAG GATTCACTGGATAAAAACCAGAGAGCTAAAATGTTAGAGAATCTTCGTTATCTGGAGAATCCTATGCTCTTGGAATTATACGGAACGCTCTTTACAGATAATTCCCAATCGTTGTGGAGTGGACCTCATTCATTGGTTGGTCAGAAGCAGGAGCGCTCCAACCGCCGCAATTCCTTCTGCTCAGCGATTTCTGCGTTTATGAAGAAATAG
- the LOC121771135 gene encoding tRNA pseudouridine synthase A-like produces MTGEQQSLSLSHQRPESPLRPCKLPRIDGRESTEEESESIERNMTPNSRTQRYLVAIEYIGTRFSGAQQQATCRTAMGVLQDAFQKFVGQPVSIFCSSRTDAGVHALSNVCHVDVERISKRKPGEVLLPHEPAVVLKAVNHFLQKSEGDIMVVDVKCVPSDFHARYKALERTYFYRLLSGKEPLSTFEKDRAWHVPEELNVLDMQKACSVLVGHHDFSSFRAAGCQAKSPIRTLDELTVTEVASSPYFPSVLDREQSSYGLASSVSVSKKLQDDSPSLAGISDELIENSGAVGFHKFGVRKRHRCFVVTARALSFLYHQVRLLVAVLKSVGTGDLTISDVEKILEAKNVMSAPPMAPACGLYLGHVNYNLPSDI; encoded by the exons ATGACAGGAGAGCAGCAAAGTCTCTCTCTTTCTCATCAAAGGCCGGAATCCCCTCTACGTCCCTGCAAACTGCCGAGAATCGACGGCAGAGAATCAACGGAGGAAGAGAGTGAGTCCATTGAGAGGAATATGACACCGAATTCGAGAACTCAAAGATACCTAGTAGCAATTGAGTACATCGGAACTCGGTTTTCTGGCGCCCAACAGCAGGCAACTTGCAGAACCGCTATGGGCGTGCTTCAG GACGCGTTTCAAAAATTCGTTGGGCAGCCAGTTTCTATTTTCTGCTCGAGCCGGACT GATGCTGGTGTTCATGCACTATCAAATGTATGTCATGTGGATGTTGAGAGGATAAGCAAAAGAAAACCTGGTGAAGTT TTATTGCCCCATGAACCTGCCGTAGTTCTAAAAGCTGTTAATCATTTTTTACAG AAGAGTGAAGGTGATATTATGGTGGTCGATGTTAAGTGTGTTCCATCTGATTTTCACGCCCGCTATAAAGCTCTAGAACGGAC GTACTTCTACCGTCTGTTATCTGGGAAGGAGCCTCTGTCTACCTTTGAGAAAGACCGTGCATGGCATGTCCCTGAAGAACTTAATGTTTTAGATATGCAG AAAGCATGCAGTGTACTTGTTGGACACCATGACTTTAGTTCTTTCAGGGCTGCTGGATGCCAG GCCAAGTCACCTATTAGAACTTTGGATGAGCTAACTGTCACAGAGGTTGCTTCAAGCCCATATTTCCCCTCGGTGTTGGACAGAGAACAAAGCAGTTATGGCCTGGCCAGTTCTGTTTCAGTCTCAAAGAAGTTACAAGATGATTCTCCCTCTCTTGCTGGGATTTCCGATGAACTTATAGAAAACTCTGGAGCAGTGGGATTTCATAAATTTGGAGTAAGGAAAAGGCACCGTTGCTTTGTAGTTACTGCAAGGGCACTGTCCTTCCTGTATCATCAG GTCAGATTGCTTGTTGCGGTTCTGAAGTCAGTGGGCACTGGTGATCTCACTATTTCTGATG TTGAGAAAATCCTTGAAGCAAAGAATGTAATGTCTGCGCCTCCAATGGCCCCTGCATGCGGTCTCTACCTAGGACATGTAAATTACAATCTTCCTTCAGACATCTGA